ATCTTGTTTTTATCTGTGTAATCAAGGGTTTGCTCCTTTTTAGCAAACCCTCGCTATTCCCCAAATCCGCTTTCTATTAATTGCTCTAAAGCCTGCAATGCCTGTATTTCGTCATCTCCGTCTGCAAGCAAAGTTATCGTAGACCCTGCATTTGCCGCAAGCGTCATAAGCCCCATGATACTTTTTCCGTCCACTTCCTGAGAATCCTTAACAATCTTAATTTTAGATTTAAACTTGGACGCCGTCTGCACCATAACCGCGGCAGGGCGCGCATGCAAGCCGAATTTATTTTTTATTATAAGTTTTTTTTTCAAGCATAGCACCCCTTAAGAACTATAGAAATATTGAAATAAGTACTCCTGAAATTATTATAAAATAAAAAAGCAGGAAAATCGGCCATCTCAGGCAAGTCCAAAATATAGTTAAAACAAATGTGCCCAAAATGGCTATTATCAGTTTTGCATTGCCGCCAAAAGATATGAAATAATAAAGAGCAATTAAAGATAATATTATTACCGAAACGAATCTTAAAATATTCAAAATACTTTGGAAATTAACTGACGCTACTTTTTCAATTATTTTTTCTCCCAATTCATAGCTTATTCTTAAAGACATATATCTGAATGTCAACTGAACAGAATTGTAAATAACGAGAAAAAAAGCCGGTATTATTAACGGATGAATTACACTGTTAGATTTCACATATATGAATATTAACCCTGTCGCCAAAATAGCCGCGAAAGGCCTAAGTGTTGCCCAAAAAAGCGCATCCCCCATGGCAGCTAATGGCCCGGCCATATTTTTCTTTATGTTTGAAATTTCAATTATATTGTTTTGCGACCCTTCGCTTATTTTTTCTTCCATTTTTGCTGTTAGCCCAATTATGATGCTTGCCATATAAGGCTGAGTATTAAAAAATTCTAAATGCCTTTGGTAAGCCTCCTGCCTTTTTTCTTTATCGGGATAACATTTCTTCAAGAAAGGAAGTAGCGCGAACAA
This is a stretch of genomic DNA from Elusimicrobiota bacterium. It encodes these proteins:
- a CDS encoding HPr family phosphocarrier protein, coding for MKKKLIIKNKFGLHARPAAVMVQTASKFKSKIKIVKDSQEVDGKSIMGLMTLAANAGSTITLLADGDDEIQALQALEQLIESGFGE
- a CDS encoding PTS system mannose/fructose/sorbose family transporter subunit IID; this encodes MKKKINFILLLWRSFFLQALWNFEGLQNIGFLFALLPFLKKCYPDKEKRQEAYQRHLEFFNTQPYMASIIIGLTAKMEEKISEGSQNNIIEISNIKKNMAGPLAAMGDALFWATLRPFAAILATGLIFIYVKSNSVIHPLIIPAFFLVIYNSVQLTFRYMSLRISYELGEKIIEKVASVNFQSILNILRFVSVIILSLIALYYFISFGGNAKLIIAILGTFVLTIFWTCLRWPIFLLFYFIIISGVLISIFL